One window from the genome of Actinomycetes bacterium encodes:
- a CDS encoding RodZ domain-containing protein yields MSIGQTLASAREKAGLTVEQVAAATRIRRTLVMDIERDDFASSGGDFYARGHIRTIAQKVGTDPTPLLAEFDAARPEAAPPRATDVFESETAARPERRGPNWTAAMALAVAVVLVYGVVQVVTRDSTTPTDGLSGPGGGATTTSAPAKTSSSPTPTGDGSAVAQAPRTKVTVVVRARDTSWVQATTASGEELFQGLLEDESRTFTDRQRVNLVIGNAGAVTLTVNGTSIGSPGPPGAVARVHFTPQDPAAG; encoded by the coding sequence GTGTCGATCGGCCAGACCCTCGCCTCGGCGCGGGAGAAGGCAGGCCTGACCGTCGAGCAGGTCGCTGCAGCGACCCGCATCCGGCGGACCCTGGTGATGGACATCGAGCGCGACGACTTCGCCTCCAGCGGCGGCGACTTCTACGCCCGCGGGCACATCCGGACGATCGCCCAGAAGGTCGGGACCGACCCGACGCCCCTGCTCGCGGAGTTCGACGCCGCCCGCCCCGAGGCCGCTCCGCCGCGGGCGACCGACGTGTTCGAGTCCGAGACCGCGGCCAGACCCGAGCGCCGTGGTCCCAACTGGACCGCGGCGATGGCCCTGGCCGTCGCGGTAGTCCTGGTGTACGGCGTCGTCCAGGTCGTGACGAGGGACTCGACGACGCCCACCGACGGCCTCTCGGGGCCCGGCGGCGGCGCGACGACCACCTCAGCGCCCGCGAAGACCTCCTCGAGCCCGACGCCGACCGGCGACGGCAGCGCCGTCGCGCAGGCGCCACGCACCAAGGTCACCGTCGTGGTGCGGGCGCGGGACACCAGCTGGGTGCAGGCCACCACCGCGAGCGGCGAGGAGCTCTTCCAGGGGCTGCTCGAGGACGAGAGCCGCACCTTCACCGACCGCCAGCGGGTCAACCTGGTGATCGGCAACGCCGGCGCCGTCACGCTCACGGTCAACGGCACGTCCATCGGGTCGCCCGGCCCGCCGGGTGCGGTCGCCCGGGTGCACTTCACCCCGCAGGACCCCGCGGCCGGCTGA